In the genome of Paenibacillus sp. FSL R5-0766, one region contains:
- a CDS encoding glycosyl hydrolase family 18 protein → MIHLNKHTAFKKSAKFLLGLSLLLSVIIPSFVLQPATAAAADSYKIVGYYPSWAAYGRNYNVTDIDPTKVTHINYAFADICWNGIHGNPDPSGPNPVTWTCQNEKSQTINVPNGTIVLGDPWIDTGKTFAGDTWDQPIAGNINQLNKLKQINPSLKTIISVGGWTWSNRFSDVAATAATREVFANSAVDFLRKYNFDGVDLDWEYPVSGGLDGNSKRPEDKQNYTLLLSKIREKLDAAGAVDGKKYLLTIASGASTTYAANTELANIAAIVDWINIMTYDFNGAWQKVSAHNAPLNYDPAASAAGVPDANTFNVAAGAQGHLNAGVPAAKLVLGVPFYGRGWDGCAQASNGQYQTCAGGSSVGTWEAGSFDFYDLETNYINKNGYTRYWNDTAKVPYLYNATNKRFISYDDAESIGYKTAYIKSKGLGGAMFWELSGDRNKTLQNKLKADLPTGGTVPPADTTAPSVPGNARSTGVTANSVTLAWNASTDNVGVTGYNVYHGNNLATSVTGTTATISGLTAGTSYTFTIKAKDAAGNLSAASNVVTVSTTTQPGGDTQAPTAPTNLVSTVQTTSSITLSWAASTDNVGVTGYDVYNGAALATSVTGTTATISGLAADTSYTFTVKAKDAAGNGSAASNAVTVKTTAGTTNPGVSAWQANTAYTVGQLVTYSGKTYKCLQSHTSLSGWEPSNVPALWQVQ, encoded by the coding sequence ATGATACATTTAAATAAACACACTGCTTTCAAGAAATCCGCAAAGTTTCTCCTGGGTCTATCCCTGCTCTTATCCGTCATTATTCCTTCTTTTGTGCTCCAACCCGCTACGGCAGCAGCTGCAGATTCTTATAAAATTGTTGGTTACTACCCGTCATGGGCTGCGTATGGGAGAAACTATAATGTAACGGATATCGACCCAACCAAAGTCACGCATATCAACTATGCGTTTGCCGATATTTGCTGGAACGGCATTCATGGAAATCCGGACCCTTCGGGCCCTAATCCGGTGACCTGGACGTGTCAGAATGAGAAGAGCCAGACAATCAATGTACCGAATGGCACGATCGTGCTTGGCGATCCATGGATTGATACAGGCAAGACATTTGCAGGGGATACGTGGGATCAGCCCATTGCAGGCAATATCAATCAGCTTAACAAGCTGAAACAGATCAATCCTAGTCTGAAGACAATCATCTCCGTGGGAGGATGGACATGGTCCAACCGCTTCTCCGATGTAGCTGCGACTGCTGCAACGCGAGAGGTATTTGCAAACTCTGCCGTCGATTTCCTGCGGAAATACAATTTTGACGGGGTAGATCTGGACTGGGAGTACCCGGTATCAGGGGGGCTTGATGGTAACAGCAAACGTCCTGAGGATAAGCAAAATTACACACTGCTTCTGAGCAAAATCCGTGAGAAGCTGGATGCTGCCGGAGCTGTGGACGGCAAGAAGTATCTGCTTACAATTGCAAGCGGTGCATCGACGACCTATGCTGCGAATACTGAGCTTGCCAATATAGCTGCCATCGTCGACTGGATTAATATTATGACATACGATTTTAACGGGGCTTGGCAAAAAGTCAGCGCGCATAACGCGCCGTTGAACTATGACCCTGCGGCTTCGGCTGCTGGGGTGCCAGATGCCAATACATTTAATGTGGCTGCCGGAGCACAAGGACATTTGAATGCAGGCGTACCAGCCGCTAAACTTGTGCTTGGTGTTCCGTTCTATGGCCGTGGCTGGGATGGATGCGCACAGGCGAGTAATGGCCAGTATCAGACCTGCGCGGGAGGTTCTTCCGTTGGAACATGGGAAGCAGGCTCCTTTGATTTTTATGATCTGGAGACCAACTACATTAACAAAAACGGGTACACGCGTTACTGGAATGACACGGCAAAGGTGCCATATCTCTATAATGCAACCAACAAGCGTTTTATCAGCTATGACGATGCGGAGTCTATTGGATATAAAACCGCTTATATCAAGAGCAAGGGACTCGGCGGAGCAATGTTCTGGGAGCTTAGCGGTGACCGGAACAAAACACTCCAAAATAAACTGAAAGCCGATCTGCCTACCGGAGGTACAGTGCCTCCAGCAGATACGACGGCGCCAAGTGTACCCGGTAATGCCCGCTCGACAGGTGTGACGGCCAACTCAGTGACACTGGCTTGGAATGCTTCAACGGATAATGTAGGGGTTACCGGTTATAACGTCTATCATGGCAATAATCTTGCAACATCCGTCACCGGAACAACAGCAACGATCAGTGGACTTACTGCAGGCACTTCCTATACTTTCACGATCAAAGCAAAGGATGCGGCGGGCAATCTGTCTGCAGCCAGTAATGTTGTAACCGTGAGCACTACGACTCAGCCGGGAGGTGATACGCAAGCGCCAACTGCACCAACCAACCTGGTATCAACGGTACAAACAACATCCAGCATAACGCTGAGCTGGGCGGCATCCACGGATAACGTGGGTGTAACGGGTTATGATGTGTACAATGGAGCGGCTCTGGCGACATCCGTGACCGGAACGACAGCAACCATCAGCGGGCTTGCTGCGGATACCTCATATACATTTACGGTAAAAGCGAAGGATGCGGCGGGTAATGGTTCTGCTGCAAGCAATGCGGTGACCGTGAAAACAACAGCAGGAACGACAAATCCGGGTGTTTCCGCCTGGCAGGCGAATACAGCCTACACTGTAGGACAGCTGGTCACCTATAGCGGCAAGACGTATAAATGTTTGCAGTCCCACACTTCCTTGTCTGGGTGGGAACCATCCAATGTCCCTGCATTGTGGCAGGTTCAATAG
- a CDS encoding glycosyl hydrolase family 18 protein, whose amino-acid sequence MNQAVRFRPVITFALTFLLLISWFAPRVDAATQWQAGTAYKKGDLVTYQNKDYECIQAHTALTGWEPSVVPALWKYVGEGSGGETPTPDTAPPSVPVGLTSSSITDNSVSLSWNASTDNVGVAGYEVYRNGVLVTSTLTTTAVVTGLTASTTYAFTVKAKDAAGNISAASTSLSVTTSNGSSNPGPTGSKWLIGYWHNFDNGSTNIRLRNVSTAYDVINVSFAEPISHGSGTLAFTPYNATVAEFKSDIAYLQSQGKKVLLSMGGANGTIELTDATKRQQFEDSLKSIISTYGFNGLDIDLEGSSLSLNAGDTDFRSPTIPKIVNLIQGVKAVKSHFGANFILTAAPETAYVQGGYLSYGGPWGAYLPVIHALRNELTLLHVQHYNTGSMVGLDGRSYDQGTADFHVAMAEMLLQGFHVGGSTGPFFSPLRPDQIAIGVPASQQAAGGGYTTSADLQKALNYLIKGVSYGGSYTLLQPAGYAGIKGIMTWSINWDAYTNNHFSSAHRSFLNGFSTQTTKEVVY is encoded by the coding sequence TTGAATCAAGCTGTTCGATTCCGCCCGGTCATTACATTTGCTTTGACATTTCTTCTTCTTATTTCGTGGTTTGCACCGAGAGTCGATGCCGCCACCCAGTGGCAGGCAGGCACTGCATACAAGAAAGGAGACCTCGTAACATATCAAAATAAAGATTATGAGTGTATTCAGGCCCACACGGCGTTGACCGGATGGGAGCCCTCTGTTGTGCCCGCGTTGTGGAAATACGTCGGGGAAGGTTCGGGAGGGGAAACGCCAACGCCAGATACGGCACCACCTTCTGTTCCTGTGGGTCTGACTTCATCCTCCATCACGGACAACTCCGTGAGTCTTTCCTGGAATGCATCCACGGATAATGTGGGCGTAGCGGGATATGAGGTGTACCGGAACGGCGTTCTTGTGACAAGTACTTTAACTACAACAGCTGTAGTCACTGGACTGACAGCCAGCACGACTTATGCTTTTACGGTAAAAGCCAAAGACGCCGCAGGCAATATATCTGCTGCGAGCACCTCCCTCAGTGTGACAACTTCCAATGGATCTTCCAATCCGGGGCCAACCGGCAGCAAATGGCTGATCGGCTACTGGCATAACTTCGACAATGGTTCAACGAATATCAGACTTCGTAACGTATCAACAGCCTATGACGTCATTAATGTCTCCTTTGCCGAACCGATTTCACATGGCAGCGGAACGCTTGCTTTTACTCCATACAATGCGACGGTAGCCGAATTCAAATCCGATATTGCCTATCTGCAAAGCCAGGGAAAAAAAGTACTGCTTTCCATGGGGGGAGCCAACGGTACCATTGAGCTCACCGACGCGACCAAGAGACAGCAGTTCGAAGATTCGTTAAAATCAATCATTTCCACGTATGGTTTCAATGGTCTAGATATCGATCTGGAAGGAAGCTCCCTGTCTCTGAATGCAGGGGATACCGATTTCCGTAGTCCAACTATACCGAAAATTGTTAACCTCATCCAAGGCGTGAAAGCGGTTAAGTCACACTTCGGCGCCAATTTCATCCTGACGGCTGCGCCGGAGACGGCCTATGTACAGGGTGGATATCTGAGTTACGGCGGTCCTTGGGGAGCATACTTGCCAGTCATCCATGCCTTGCGTAATGAGCTGACCCTGCTTCATGTGCAGCACTATAACACGGGCTCCATGGTGGGGCTGGATGGACGCTCTTACGACCAAGGGACAGCTGATTTCCATGTGGCCATGGCGGAGATGCTGCTTCAAGGCTTTCATGTAGGCGGCAGCACAGGGCCTTTCTTTAGTCCCTTGCGACCGGATCAGATTGCAATCGGTGTACCGGCTTCCCAACAGGCTGCCGGAGGTGGTTATACAACGTCAGCCGATCTGCAAAAGGCATTGAATTATTTGATCAAAGGTGTGTCATACGGTGGTTCCTATACTTTGCTCCAGCCTGCGGGCTATGCGGGGATAAAAGGGATTATGACCTGGTCAATCAACTGGGATGCATATACGAATAACCATTTTTCGAGCGCACATCGTTCATTCCTGAATGGTTTTAGCACGCAAACGACAAAGGAGGTTGTGTATTAG
- a CDS encoding ABC transporter permease subunit, which translates to MSTLFSLIRRDKYLLLMFSPIFLYYLIFMYLPMPGVLLAFRNFLPGQGMLSGEWVGLRWFEQFVNSIYFWRLLRNTFLLAFLPLLFGFSIPILFAVCIVEIKNRTFKRFAQTVTYLPHFISTVVVAGMIINFLSPTDGIVNTLIASLGMEKVNFMMDASWFRTIFTSSDIWQSFGFSSIIYIAAIMGIDPEMYDSGKIDGVNKFQELWHLTLPSIKPTIVILLLLSLGGIMSVGFEKVYLLYNGATYETADVLSTYVYRMGIEGQNYGFATAVGLFNSIITFILVFAANSMTRRLTKMSLW; encoded by the coding sequence ATGTCCACGCTGTTCAGCCTGATCAGACGGGATAAATATTTGCTACTGATGTTTTCGCCTATCTTTCTGTATTACCTCATCTTCATGTACCTTCCGATGCCTGGCGTATTATTGGCATTTCGTAATTTCTTGCCAGGGCAGGGCATGCTCAGCGGGGAGTGGGTGGGACTGCGCTGGTTCGAACAGTTTGTGAATTCCATTTACTTCTGGCGACTGCTGCGTAACACATTTTTGCTCGCCTTCCTGCCGCTCCTGTTTGGTTTCTCCATTCCGATTTTATTCGCTGTCTGCATCGTGGAGATCAAGAACCGGACATTCAAGCGATTTGCCCAGACCGTTACGTACCTTCCTCACTTCATCTCCACTGTTGTTGTAGCTGGCATGATTATTAACTTCCTGTCACCAACAGACGGTATTGTGAACACCCTCATCGCGAGTCTTGGCATGGAAAAAGTGAACTTCATGATGGATGCGAGCTGGTTCCGTACCATCTTCACGAGTTCCGACATCTGGCAAAGTTTTGGCTTCAGCTCCATCATCTACATTGCAGCCATTATGGGGATCGACCCCGAGATGTATGATTCCGGCAAAATTGATGGCGTCAACAAATTCCAGGAGCTATGGCACCTGACCCTACCCAGTATCAAACCAACCATCGTCATTCTTCTGCTTCTGTCGCTTGGCGGCATTATGAGTGTAGGTTTCGAGAAAGTATATCTGCTCTACAACGGAGCCACCTACGAAACGGCTGATGTTTTGTCCACCTATGTATACCGGATGGGGATTGAGGGCCAGAATTACGGCTTCGCCACAGCGGTCGGCCTGTTCAACTCCATCATCACCTTTATCCTTGTTTTTGCTGCCAATTCCATGACCCGCCGCCTGACCAAGATGTCACTCTGGTAA
- a CDS encoding extracellular solute-binding protein, whose amino-acid sequence MRFKGAGRKSVIAAILAISLAGCSGGTGAGTDAGSTPSSSEPAFNYTGAGPVTDQPDAKLSILGTNAWTTNVDLSTAAIVKKIESNAGVTVDWDLIPPQNYADAVNPRLAAGTGLPDIVYLPDQDQLMKYINSGLFIPINDLVEKYGVNLKKIYEKSPSVKASLTTPDGKMYYIPQQTLTRNYMPVFMVNVRWLDKLGLSEPTTLDEFTAMLRKFKTDDPNGNGKADEIPLSMEAKFVSMAFGPAFGLDLSNQFYADDQGKVHFSYYEPAYKEYLTYLNGLYKEGLLGVDYASTTSDQVTSRISQDVTGATFNFSWYMSMVYSPLFKDYNPEEPIIKGILPLKGPHGDQFYVGRTPVSGIFGITRDSKNPELAFRFLDYAVSEEAQTYYTWGIKDDTYTEENGVKTFTDKGKDNEYIQKLGIGPVNLPNIQSTDSADSVVAPWHAKMDKELEPYVREPFPFVYALPDEASVESMAMPDITTYVEEMNFKFISGDASLDQFDSYIETLKKMNIEQVIAGRQAQYDRYKSAQK is encoded by the coding sequence ATGAGATTTAAAGGGGCAGGAAGAAAAAGTGTAATCGCAGCGATACTGGCGATCAGCCTGGCGGGATGTAGCGGCGGAACAGGGGCGGGAACCGATGCGGGGAGCACCCCGTCCAGTTCGGAGCCAGCCTTCAATTATACCGGAGCAGGGCCGGTGACGGATCAGCCGGATGCCAAGTTGTCTATTCTCGGCACCAACGCTTGGACGACCAATGTGGACTTGTCCACCGCAGCCATCGTGAAGAAAATTGAGAGCAACGCCGGTGTGACGGTGGATTGGGATCTGATTCCGCCGCAGAACTATGCGGATGCCGTAAATCCGAGACTGGCTGCTGGTACCGGCTTGCCCGATATCGTGTACCTGCCGGATCAGGATCAGCTGATGAAGTACATTAACAGTGGTCTATTCATTCCGATTAATGATCTGGTGGAGAAGTACGGCGTGAATCTCAAAAAAATATATGAAAAGTCACCTTCGGTTAAAGCCAGTTTAACAACGCCAGATGGTAAAATGTATTATATCCCGCAGCAGACGTTAACCCGCAACTACATGCCGGTATTTATGGTCAATGTGCGCTGGCTTGATAAGCTGGGATTAAGCGAGCCGACCACGCTGGATGAATTCACGGCGATGCTGCGCAAATTCAAGACAGATGACCCGAACGGCAACGGAAAAGCCGATGAGATTCCGCTGTCCATGGAAGCCAAATTTGTGTCCATGGCCTTTGGCCCCGCGTTTGGACTTGATCTGTCCAACCAGTTTTATGCAGACGATCAGGGAAAAGTACATTTCAGCTATTATGAGCCTGCCTACAAGGAGTACTTGACCTATCTGAACGGACTGTACAAGGAAGGTCTGCTTGGGGTGGATTATGCAAGTACTACGAGTGATCAGGTCACGTCGCGCATCTCTCAGGATGTGACGGGAGCAACGTTTAATTTTAGCTGGTATATGTCAATGGTCTACAGTCCGTTGTTCAAGGATTACAATCCAGAAGAGCCAATCATCAAAGGCATTTTACCACTGAAAGGACCGCATGGGGATCAGTTCTATGTAGGACGTACACCAGTGAGTGGCATCTTTGGCATTACACGTGATAGTAAAAATCCGGAACTTGCTTTCCGCTTCCTGGACTATGCCGTAAGTGAGGAAGCACAGACGTATTATACGTGGGGCATTAAGGATGACACGTATACGGAAGAGAATGGCGTGAAGACATTCACGGACAAAGGCAAGGACAATGAATACATTCAGAAGCTTGGCATTGGCCCGGTGAATCTGCCGAACATCCAATCCACTGATTCTGCCGATTCCGTCGTAGCACCTTGGCATGCGAAGATGGATAAAGAACTGGAGCCGTATGTGCGCGAACCGTTCCCGTTTGTCTATGCCCTGCCGGATGAAGCGAGCGTGGAAAGCATGGCGATGCCTGACATCACCACATATGTGGAAGAGATGAACTTTAAGTTTATTAGCGGTGACGCCAGTCTGGACCAGTTTGACAGTTATATTGAGACGTTGAAGAAGATGAATATAGAGCAGGTTATTGCGGGCAGACAGGCACAATATGATCGTTATAAATCTGCACAGAAATAG
- a CDS encoding glycoside hydrolase family 88 protein — protein sequence MQVQTQLSWSERIAATIIQQCDGDGYHAFPSGRWAYVEGMTLMAMARTGQYYGKQEYVDFMKKHMDLYIQPDGSIGTYTLEEYNLDQINQGKNLFALLDGAEDQRYAEAAHLLAAQLAGQPRTSEGGFWHKKIYPFQMWLDGLYMSAPFLSEYAKTFHRPELWDEVAHQILLIERQTRDPRTGLLYHGWDESKEQVWADSSTGCSPHFWSRAMGWYAMAIVDSVEHFPVNHPKRGTIIGIFERMCHALVRVQEQESGLWFQVLDQGFRKGNYLEASGSSMFVYALAKGVRLRYLEPHFRAAAEKGWQGLSSRLVEETADGVRLNGICHGAGLSLDRDGSYNYYVSEAVVSDSFMGVAPLLLAALEMERLP from the coding sequence ATGCAGGTACAGACACAGTTATCCTGGTCTGAGCGAATTGCAGCAACGATCATCCAGCAATGTGACGGGGACGGTTATCATGCGTTCCCTTCGGGACGATGGGCATACGTGGAAGGCATGACCTTGATGGCGATGGCACGAACCGGACAGTATTATGGCAAACAAGAGTATGTTGATTTTATGAAAAAACATATGGACCTGTATATCCAGCCGGATGGCTCTATTGGCACCTATACTTTGGAAGAATATAATCTGGATCAGATTAATCAGGGGAAAAACCTGTTTGCATTACTGGATGGTGCTGAAGATCAGCGTTACGCCGAAGCGGCGCATCTCCTGGCAGCACAGCTCGCAGGGCAACCCCGCACGTCGGAGGGCGGTTTCTGGCACAAAAAAATCTATCCATTCCAGATGTGGCTGGACGGCCTGTATATGTCCGCTCCCTTTTTGTCCGAGTATGCGAAGACATTTCATCGTCCCGAGTTATGGGATGAAGTGGCACATCAGATTCTGCTGATCGAACGCCAGACCCGTGATCCGCGGACTGGGCTGCTCTATCATGGCTGGGATGAATCGAAGGAACAGGTCTGGGCAGATTCATCGACAGGGTGCTCGCCACACTTCTGGAGCCGGGCGATGGGCTGGTATGCCATGGCGATTGTAGACAGCGTGGAGCATTTCCCCGTGAATCATCCAAAGCGCGGCACCATCATCGGCATCTTCGAACGGATGTGTCATGCTTTGGTACGCGTGCAGGAGCAGGAGAGCGGGTTATGGTTCCAGGTGCTGGATCAGGGCTTCCGCAAAGGCAACTATCTGGAAGCATCCGGGTCAAGCATGTTTGTATATGCACTTGCGAAGGGTGTGCGGTTGCGTTATCTGGAGCCGCATTTCAGAGCTGCAGCGGAGAAAGGATGGCAGGGACTCTCGTCCAGATTGGTGGAGGAAACGGCTGACGGCGTTCGGTTAAACGGGATCTGTCATGGCGCAGGACTAAGCCTGGATCGGGATGGATCGTACAACTACTATGTAAGCGAAGCGGTTGTAAGCGATTCCTTTATGGGGGTGGCTCCGCTTCTGCTGGCAGCGCTGGAAATGGAGCGATTGCCATGA
- a CDS encoding pectinesterase family protein — translation MTQQRLPNTALESSAPCLTVASDGTGDYVTIQAAVDALPENGIGTVPIRVKAGVYHEKLHMEKLGIHLIGEGAEQTIITYDDHALKKFPDGSPYHTFHSYTAFIGADDFTAEGISFVNAAGPGKQVGQALAVYVDGDRAVFRRCRLIGHQDTIFTGPLPEQPMDRSYFGGPRDGAERRKLRQYFEDCYIEGDIDFIFGSATVVFKGCEIFTKNRLTEAEAADGQVNGWITAASTPEDVRYGYVFLDCDLTSNAPPQSVYLGRPWRHHAKVCFLNCWIGAHVKREGWHNWNKTDAEQTVQYAEYNSAGPGAGYAADRVPWAKILTEQEAAEYTVPLILSGVDGWQPLEGRGEQRQ, via the coding sequence ATGACGCAGCAGAGATTGCCAAATACAGCATTGGAATCATCGGCTCCCTGTCTGACGGTTGCTTCAGACGGGACAGGCGATTATGTGACGATTCAGGCTGCAGTTGATGCACTGCCGGAGAATGGCATCGGAACCGTTCCAATTCGAGTGAAGGCTGGTGTGTATCATGAGAAGTTGCATATGGAGAAGCTGGGCATCCACCTGATTGGTGAGGGGGCGGAGCAGACGATCATTACGTATGATGATCATGCACTCAAGAAGTTCCCGGACGGGTCGCCATATCATACGTTTCATTCCTATACGGCTTTCATTGGTGCTGATGATTTCACGGCAGAGGGAATTTCCTTCGTAAATGCTGCCGGGCCGGGCAAGCAGGTTGGTCAGGCGCTGGCCGTCTATGTGGATGGAGACCGGGCGGTCTTTCGCCGCTGTCGTTTGATCGGTCACCAGGATACGATCTTCACCGGCCCGCTGCCGGAGCAGCCCATGGATCGCAGTTATTTTGGCGGGCCACGCGATGGTGCCGAGCGGCGCAAACTGCGGCAGTATTTCGAGGACTGTTACATCGAAGGTGATATCGATTTTATTTTTGGTTCGGCTACGGTGGTGTTTAAGGGCTGCGAGATCTTTACGAAGAATCGTCTGACTGAAGCGGAGGCTGCGGATGGACAAGTGAACGGCTGGATTACCGCAGCCTCTACGCCGGAGGATGTGCGTTACGGCTATGTGTTTCTGGACTGTGATCTGACCAGCAATGCTCCGCCGCAGTCGGTGTATCTGGGCAGACCGTGGCGTCATCATGCCAAAGTCTGTTTTCTGAACTGCTGGATCGGCGCTCATGTGAAGCGGGAGGGATGGCACAACTGGAACAAGACAGATGCAGAGCAGACCGTTCAGTATGCGGAATATAACAGTGCCGGGCCTGGTGCCGGATATGCTGCTGATCGTGTGCCTTGGGCCAAAATACTGACCGAACAGGAAGCGGCCGAGTACACTGTACCTCTGATTCTGTCCGGCGTGGATGGATGGCAGCCTTTGGAAGGGAGAGGGGAGCAGCGGCAGTAA
- a CDS encoding LacI family DNA-binding transcriptional regulator — protein MITIKDIAKLAGVSYSTVSKALNDDPRIKPTTKQKVLAVAEKHQYRKNMLARQLSTGRSNIIGFVLDELSNPLFSNISGRLHTELKKRGYQMILVVADDGVDVFSQLRVDGCILWDYALDNREMFWKKFATLNMPCFVLGTDEAPNSPYIKIDRKEGLFKAVEHLKSLGHSRIGFIGNSQHVKLEGYREALQRTGLAFNEDHVLPAYSSWEDGYFAIRNHAFGPESPTAFIGLNNLVTRGALRALLEAGYSVPRDISLIGYDDLPDMQYAEVALTTIGPSLDELAVQAAELIVSLIRDEQVDVPVVIQPKLNLRNSTAVSHTCIR, from the coding sequence TTGATAACCATTAAAGATATAGCCAAACTGGCGGGGGTGAGCTATAGCACAGTATCGAAGGCGCTGAATGATGATCCCCGAATCAAACCGACAACAAAGCAGAAGGTGCTTGCGGTCGCGGAGAAACATCAATATCGGAAAAATATGTTGGCCCGGCAGCTCTCCACCGGCAGAAGCAACATCATCGGTTTTGTACTGGATGAGCTGAGCAATCCGTTATTCTCGAACATCTCCGGCCGCCTGCACACCGAGCTAAAGAAGCGGGGATATCAGATGATCCTGGTTGTGGCGGATGATGGCGTGGATGTCTTCAGCCAGCTGCGTGTGGACGGATGTATTCTGTGGGACTATGCACTGGACAATCGGGAGATGTTCTGGAAAAAGTTCGCAACACTCAACATGCCATGTTTTGTGCTGGGTACAGATGAAGCGCCGAACTCTCCTTATATCAAGATTGATCGCAAAGAAGGGCTGTTCAAAGCAGTGGAGCATCTAAAATCGCTGGGCCACAGCCGAATCGGATTCATCGGCAACTCCCAGCACGTCAAGCTGGAGGGATACCGGGAAGCGTTGCAGCGTACGGGTCTGGCTTTTAACGAAGATCATGTGCTGCCTGCGTATTCCTCTTGGGAGGACGGGTATTTTGCCATACGTAATCATGCGTTTGGGCCGGAGTCGCCAACAGCTTTTATTGGACTGAACAATCTGGTCACCCGAGGGGCACTCCGGGCTTTGCTTGAGGCAGGTTACAGTGTTCCACGCGATATCTCGTTAATTGGGTATGATGATCTGCCGGATATGCAGTATGCCGAAGTAGCCTTGACAACGATTGGCCCGTCTCTGGATGAACTGGCCGTGCAGGCAGCAGAGTTGATTGTATCGTTAATCCGTGATGAACAGGTCGACGTTCCGGTAGTCATTCAGCCTAAGCTGAACCTTCGCAATTCAACAGCCGTTAGTCATACATGTATTAGGTGA
- a CDS encoding carbohydrate ABC transporter permease, which translates to MQKSKSDRLFYGCVYLLTILAVVVTLYPFLYVISISFSSVDAIDKQKVVLWPVGFTLSGYQMVLQYKELWVSFYNTLWYTVVGTLLNIVATCLAAFPLSRQQFFLRRKLNFFIAFTMYFSGGLIPVYMLITSLGLYNTRWVMVLPVLVITFNVMICRSAFEGIPNEIFESASIDGANEMTMLYRLAVPIIKPTLAVLTLYYAVFHWNNFFTALLYLGKQDMQPLQMFLRRVLIMASPEVMQKMGGTMTSGALAVSSLQVRYVSIVVSILPIVTIYPFIQRYFVKGITLGAVKG; encoded by the coding sequence ATGCAAAAATCGAAAAGTGACCGTTTGTTCTACGGATGTGTCTACCTGCTGACCATACTGGCGGTTGTTGTCACGTTGTATCCCTTTCTGTACGTCATTAGCATTTCATTCAGCTCGGTGGATGCCATCGACAAACAAAAAGTTGTATTGTGGCCCGTTGGATTTACCCTGTCAGGTTACCAAATGGTACTGCAATACAAGGAGTTGTGGGTTTCGTTCTACAACACCCTCTGGTACACCGTGGTAGGCACACTGTTGAACATTGTGGCAACATGTCTTGCCGCGTTTCCATTATCCAGACAGCAGTTTTTCTTACGTCGCAAGCTGAATTTCTTCATCGCCTTCACCATGTATTTCTCGGGTGGACTCATTCCGGTCTACATGCTGATTACCTCGCTTGGGCTGTACAACACCCGATGGGTTATGGTGCTGCCTGTGCTGGTGATTACGTTTAACGTCATGATCTGCCGCTCGGCGTTCGAAGGCATTCCGAATGAAATTTTCGAAAGTGCCAGTATAGACGGGGCCAACGAGATGACGATGCTGTATCGTCTGGCGGTTCCGATCATTAAGCCAACACTGGCTGTGCTCACGCTGTACTATGCGGTATTCCACTGGAACAACTTTTTCACGGCCTTATTATATCTGGGCAAACAGGATATGCAGCCCTTACAGATGTTCCTGCGAAGAGTGCTGATCATGGCTTCGCCGGAAGTGATGCAGAAGATGGGCGGTACGATGACATCTGGTGCGCTGGCGGTCTCCTCCCTTCAGGTTCGTTATGTATCCATTGTGGTCAGCATTCTGCCTATTGTTACGATCTACCCGTTTATCCAACGGTACTTCGTTAAGGGGATCACCCTCGGAGCCGTGAAAGGATAG